The following are encoded in a window of Natronoarchaeum philippinense genomic DNA:
- a CDS encoding ATP-dependent DNA helicase — protein sequence MAGSWRDVFGHESPYEEQVDGVETAIDAARDGGFLALEGACGTGKTMLALSAGLHLVRDPDSRFERVLALTSVKQQLRQFEADVERINDELPEDWRPFSALTLVGKADVCPYSREEAAGIDDTNVYDRCEELRDTTRALTGDGPASAGALVDDARSQQIGLADSGADGGADYLETAGEPTPYPTGMPTREDAEYCPFYARYLDDKPEDGDGDPAEAVPFDFTDAGLIDPDELVRRSAGAGTCPHSMMGAILPHAELVLGNYYHAFDPMTTGSFTGALLDESTFVICDEAHMLEPRVRDLVSDTAADRSLRDAESELTRVLQALQFDGKEGTSSADADLVRAELEEAEVAERELETLRSFIRDLREELDRRVTAHLEREHRGWKSDLNSLPDEEIPLRDPETPEVDAITEWAERLGYDDRAWSRAETVGAVVKRILDEADDDAKQRAVPGVGRVLGRWYRADHERHFREIELDRTWDDTEPPDSWRRAYNARLAIHNCVPGDVIGERLADFGGGVLMSATLEPLDVFAEVTGLDHLEHEEDRPVVTRTYGLTFPEANRESFAVDAPKFTYDNRGGPHEENPTRRAYADAIREVAESPGNVLVGMPSYREAEWAADQLRDAVDKPVLIDESSGDDATEDLKSDFFAGDGKVLVTSLRGTLTEGVDYRGDRLSAAVICGVPIVDTTSPRTRAIRTAYDEAFGDGFEYSLTVPAVRKARQAIGRVIRSPDEVGVRVFVDARYARESWDSVREYIPAEEFQPVSPDMLSFGLDRFWSDK from the coding sequence ATGGCTGGCTCTTGGCGCGACGTGTTCGGACACGAATCCCCCTACGAGGAGCAGGTCGACGGCGTCGAGACGGCGATCGACGCCGCGCGCGACGGCGGCTTCCTCGCGTTGGAGGGCGCCTGTGGCACCGGCAAGACCATGCTGGCGCTCTCGGCCGGCCTGCATCTCGTGCGCGACCCCGACAGCCGATTCGAGCGCGTGCTGGCGCTGACCAGCGTCAAGCAACAGCTCCGCCAGTTCGAGGCCGACGTAGAGCGGATCAACGACGAGTTGCCCGAGGACTGGCGGCCCTTTTCGGCGCTGACGCTGGTCGGGAAAGCCGACGTGTGTCCCTACAGCCGCGAGGAGGCGGCCGGCATCGACGATACGAACGTCTACGACCGCTGCGAGGAACTGCGCGACACGACGCGAGCGCTGACCGGTGACGGTCCCGCCAGCGCCGGCGCTCTCGTCGACGACGCCCGGAGCCAGCAGATCGGACTGGCCGATTCGGGTGCCGACGGCGGGGCCGACTACCTCGAAACCGCCGGCGAGCCCACGCCGTATCCGACGGGGATGCCGACGCGTGAAGACGCCGAGTACTGCCCGTTTTACGCGCGCTACCTCGACGATAAGCCCGAGGACGGCGACGGCGATCCCGCCGAGGCCGTCCCCTTCGATTTCACCGACGCCGGATTGATCGACCCCGACGAACTGGTTCGTCGATCGGCCGGCGCTGGCACTTGCCCGCACTCGATGATGGGCGCAATCTTGCCCCACGCCGAACTCGTACTTGGCAACTACTACCACGCGTTCGATCCGATGACGACCGGCTCGTTTACCGGCGCCTTGCTCGACGAGTCGACGTTCGTGATCTGCGACGAGGCCCACATGCTCGAACCTCGCGTGCGCGATCTGGTCAGCGACACCGCCGCCGATCGGTCGCTGCGGGACGCCGAATCCGAGCTGACGCGAGTTCTGCAGGCGCTGCAGTTCGACGGCAAGGAGGGGACCAGCAGTGCGGACGCCGACCTCGTGCGGGCCGAACTCGAAGAGGCCGAGGTCGCCGAGCGCGAACTCGAAACGCTGCGCTCGTTCATCCGGGACCTCCGCGAGGAACTCGACCGCCGGGTCACCGCTCATCTCGAACGCGAACACCGCGGCTGGAAGAGCGACCTCAACAGCCTTCCAGACGAGGAAATTCCCCTGCGGGATCCCGAGACGCCGGAGGTCGACGCGATCACGGAGTGGGCCGAGCGCTTGGGCTACGACGACCGGGCGTGGAGTCGCGCCGAGACGGTCGGCGCCGTCGTCAAGCGCATCCTCGACGAGGCCGACGACGACGCGAAACAGCGCGCCGTCCCCGGCGTCGGGCGCGTGCTCGGCCGCTGGTACCGCGCCGATCACGAACGCCACTTCCGAGAGATCGAACTCGACCGAACGTGGGACGACACCGAGCCGCCCGACAGCTGGCGCCGGGCGTACAACGCCCGGCTGGCGATCCACAACTGCGTGCCCGGCGACGTGATCGGCGAGCGCCTCGCTGACTTTGGCGGCGGCGTCCTGATGAGCGCAACGCTGGAGCCGCTCGACGTGTTCGCCGAAGTCACAGGACTGGACCACCTCGAACACGAGGAGGACCGACCCGTAGTCACCCGGACCTACGGCCTGACGTTCCCCGAGGCAAACCGCGAGAGCTTCGCGGTCGACGCCCCGAAGTTCACCTACGACAACCGGGGCGGGCCCCACGAAGAGAATCCGACACGCCGGGCCTACGCCGACGCGATCCGGGAGGTCGCCGAAAGCCCGGGCAACGTGCTCGTCGGGATGCCGAGCTACCGCGAGGCCGAGTGGGCCGCCGACCAACTGCGCGACGCCGTCGACAAGCCCGTGTTGATCGACGAGTCCAGCGGCGACGACGCGACGGAGGATCTCAAGAGCGACTTCTTCGCCGGCGACGGGAAGGTGTTGGTCACGAGCCTACGCGGAACGCTCACCGAGGGCGTCGACTACCGCGGCGACCGGCTTTCCGCGGCGGTGATCTGTGGCGTCCCGATCGTCGACACCACGTCCCCGCGAACGCGGGCGATCCGGACGGCCTACGACGAGGCCTTCGGCGATGGGTTCGAGTACTCGCTGACCGTCCCCGCCGTCCGCAAGGCCCGGCAGGCGATCGGTCGGGTAATCCGTAGCCCCGATGAAGTCGGCGTCCGCGTGTTCGTCGACGCCCGGTACGCCCGCGAGTCGTGGGACAGCGTCCGTGAGTACATCCCCGCCGAGGAGTTTCAACCTGTGAGCCCGGACATGCTCTCGTTCGGATTAGACCGGTTCTGGTCGGACAAGTGA
- a CDS encoding DUF1059 domain-containing protein, producing MAHEFQCIVDGCDFMVRSPDEDEVVDMVEEHRDRHHSDLDVSEDEIRQRMSTT from the coding sequence ATGGCACACGAGTTCCAGTGTATCGTCGACGGCTGTGACTTCATGGTCCGATCGCCGGACGAAGACGAGGTCGTCGACATGGTCGAGGAGCACAGAGATCGACACCACTCCGATCTGGACGTCAGCGAGGACGAGATCCGCCAGCGGATGTCCACCACCTGA
- a CDS encoding DUF1684 domain-containing protein yields the protein MTDDAFDADTWRRELTAQREEKDEFFAEHRQSPIPPEERDSFDGLEYFDPDPEYRVDADVTVHDDPEGVTMDSTGGGPEVRYLREATLTFEIRGTEQTLGAYRQEGDEAYFVPFRDKTTGQQSYREGRYMELHADRELSDGDEIVVDFNLAYSPFCAFSETFACPLPPEENWLDVEIKAGEKAP from the coding sequence GTGACCGACGACGCCTTCGACGCCGACACGTGGCGCCGCGAACTGACCGCACAGCGCGAGGAGAAAGACGAGTTCTTCGCCGAGCATCGCCAGTCGCCGATCCCGCCCGAAGAACGCGATAGCTTCGACGGCCTCGAGTACTTCGATCCAGACCCCGAGTACCGCGTCGACGCCGACGTGACCGTCCACGACGACCCCGAGGGCGTCACGATGGACTCGACCGGCGGCGGCCCCGAAGTGCGCTACTTGCGCGAAGCGACGCTGACCTTCGAGATCCGCGGGACCGAGCAGACCCTCGGCGCGTACCGACAGGAGGGCGACGAGGCGTACTTTGTGCCGTTCCGCGACAAGACGACCGGCCAGCAGAGCTACCGGGAGGGACGATACATGGAGCTCCATGCCGACCGCGAGCTCTCGGACGGCGACGAGATCGTCGTGGATTTCAACTTGGCGTACTCGCCGTTTTGCGCGTTCAGCGAGACGTTCGCCTGCCCGCTCCCGCCCGAGGAGAACTGGCTCGACGTGGAGATCAAAGCGGGCGAGAAGGCACCCTGA
- a CDS encoding bacteriorhodopsin, with protein sequence MASSLWVMIALMGVATILFVYMGRAVDDPRVKMIYVATIGIPAVSLSSYFGLATGLTIGVVDIAGRGEVVTMWGRYLTWTFSTPLILLALGLLVGSDRPTLFAAIAFDIGMCVTGLAAALTRQAIWMRWVWFGISSAFFLVVVYVLLVEWPRDAAAQGEDVVDLFGLLRTLTVVLWFGYPIVWALGTEGLAVMGTGVGATAITSWAYSLLDVGAKFVFAVLLLRFLADEPASVTGQQTARTGSPAED encoded by the coding sequence ATGGCCAGTTCGCTGTGGGTCATGATCGCGCTGATGGGTGTCGCAACGATACTGTTTGTCTACATGGGTCGCGCCGTCGACGACCCGCGCGTGAAAATGATCTACGTCGCCACGATCGGCATTCCAGCGGTGTCGCTGTCCAGTTACTTCGGGCTCGCAACCGGCCTCACGATCGGCGTCGTCGACATCGCGGGCCGGGGCGAGGTCGTCACCATGTGGGGCCGCTATCTCACGTGGACGTTCTCGACGCCGTTGATCCTGCTGGCGCTCGGCCTGCTCGTGGGCTCGGATCGCCCGACGCTATTCGCAGCGATTGCCTTCGATATCGGGATGTGTGTGACCGGACTAGCGGCCGCGCTGACCCGGCAGGCAATCTGGATGCGCTGGGTCTGGTTCGGCATCAGTTCGGCGTTCTTCCTCGTCGTGGTCTACGTCCTGCTCGTCGAGTGGCCGCGAGACGCCGCCGCGCAGGGTGAGGATGTCGTGGATCTGTTCGGACTGCTACGAACGCTGACCGTCGTGTTGTGGTTCGGCTACCCGATCGTGTGGGCGCTCGGCACCGAGGGGCTGGCGGTGATGGGAACCGGCGTCGGCGCGACGGCGATCACGTCGTGGGCCTACAGCCTGCTGGACGTCGGCGCGAAGTTCGTCTTCGCCGTCCTGTTGCTCAGATTCCTCGCCGACGAGCCCGCGTCGGTGACCGGACAACAGACCGCAAGGACAGGGTCACCGGCCGAGGACTGA